In the Muricauda sp. MAR_2010_75 genome, one interval contains:
- a CDS encoding FAD:protein FMN transferase: MLKNALLLTVAILLLGCNSPSWVKNLNSGGALGTSYSIIYISDETLDYQKEIDSVFQAVNQSMSTYVPTSDISKINEGDSTVVVDDMFKEVFAISSNVHQASNGYFDPTIGVLANAWGFGPGEQIELDSLKVDSLLNYVGWEKVQLNSDNTITKANSAIRFDFNAVAKGYAIDRLGALLDAKGTDNYLVEVGGEVLAKGTNLVSGKQWTVGIDDPQVETGRQLKLIVTLEDKAMASSGNYRKFRIDSETGEKYVHTINPKTGYTQNSYVLATSVVANTCAVADAYATTFMAMDLEESKKVLAEHTELEAYIIYLDENGDTKEFMTSGFETFVKQ, encoded by the coding sequence ATGTTGAAAAACGCACTTCTTTTAACCGTAGCCATATTGCTTTTGGGATGTAATTCCCCCTCATGGGTAAAAAACCTGAATAGTGGTGGAGCCTTGGGTACTTCGTATTCCATTATTTACATTTCTGATGAAACCTTGGACTACCAAAAAGAGATTGACTCTGTTTTTCAAGCAGTGAACCAATCCATGTCCACTTACGTGCCCACTTCGGATATTTCAAAAATCAACGAAGGGGATTCCACAGTGGTGGTAGATGACATGTTCAAGGAAGTTTTTGCTATTTCCTCTAACGTACATCAAGCCTCAAATGGCTATTTTGACCCCACTATTGGTGTTTTGGCCAACGCTTGGGGATTTGGTCCTGGGGAGCAGATTGAGTTGGACAGCCTTAAGGTAGATAGCTTGTTGAACTATGTGGGATGGGAAAAAGTGCAGTTGAATAGTGATAATACCATTACTAAGGCAAACTCCGCCATCCGTTTTGACTTTAATGCGGTGGCAAAAGGCTACGCCATTGACCGTTTGGGTGCCCTGTTGGATGCCAAAGGCACAGACAATTATTTGGTTGAAGTAGGGGGAGAGGTTTTGGCCAAGGGAACCAATCTTGTTTCGGGAAAGCAATGGACCGTGGGCATTGACGATCCCCAGGTAGAAACGGGTCGCCAATTAAAATTGATTGTAACCTTGGAAGATAAGGCCATGGCTTCGTCAGGCAACTACCGCAAGTTTCGGATTGATTCGGAAACAGGAGAAAAGTACGTCCACACTATAAACCCCAAGACGGGTTATACCCAAAATTCGTATGTTTTGGCAACGAGTGTGGTCGCCAATACCTGTGCCGTTGCAGATGCCTATGCCACAACTTTTATGGCGATGGATTTAGAGGAATCCAAGAAGGTTTTGGCTGAACATACAGAATTGGAGGCGTATATCATCTACTTGGATGAAAATGGGGATACCAAAGAGTTTATGACCTCTGGTTTCGAGACGTTTGTAAAGCAATAA
- a CDS encoding Na(+)-translocating NADH-quinone reductase subunit A produces MSKDIRIRKGLDINLIGAAEQTTSKAVLSNVYALNLNDFHGITPKMLIKQGEEVKAGEPLFYNKNNEEMHFVSPVSGELVEIVRGARRKILTLKILADKTQKYTQSKVPDLDTADAATIKTFLLQNGGWPFIKQRPYDVIADPDVTPKAIFVSAYTTAPLAANADYVLRDKEQELGAAVMALRKLTPGKIHVTVGKSGRSPFLDVEGIELHKISGPHPAGLVGTQINKIDPINKGETVWTISPQDMVLIGELLLTGKFNAERIVALAGSIIKSPQYYTTKIGAEISTFLYASGVNEDRYRLINGDVLTGTKTNTEGHLGYYNNTVTAIPEGDDYDFFGWNRPIFNKISTTRALTFSWLQPKKKYNLDTNTNGEHRAFVVTGQYEQVFPMDIYPLQLLKACMVGDLDDMEQLGLYEVAPEDFSLTEFICISKQPHQQIIREGLDLLQKELG; encoded by the coding sequence ATGTCTAAAGACATCCGGATTAGAAAGGGGTTGGATATCAACCTCATCGGGGCAGCAGAACAGACTACTTCCAAAGCCGTTTTAAGTAACGTGTATGCCCTAAACCTAAATGATTTTCACGGAATCACCCCAAAAATGCTCATAAAGCAAGGGGAAGAGGTAAAAGCGGGAGAACCACTTTTTTATAACAAGAACAACGAAGAAATGCACTTTGTGTCTCCCGTAAGTGGAGAATTGGTGGAAATTGTTCGTGGGGCTAGAAGAAAAATCTTGACGCTCAAGATTCTTGCGGATAAAACCCAAAAGTACACCCAAAGCAAGGTTCCTGACCTTGATACGGCGGATGCGGCGACCATTAAGACTTTCTTGTTGCAAAATGGGGGCTGGCCCTTTATCAAACAGCGTCCTTATGATGTCATTGCCGATCCAGATGTAACCCCCAAGGCCATATTTGTATCAGCATATACCACTGCGCCTTTGGCGGCCAATGCAGACTACGTGCTCAGGGATAAAGAACAGGAGTTGGGAGCTGCGGTAATGGCATTGCGCAAATTGACCCCAGGTAAAATCCACGTTACTGTTGGGAAATCCGGAAGGTCTCCTTTTTTGGATGTGGAAGGAATTGAATTACATAAAATATCGGGGCCACACCCAGCGGGATTGGTGGGAACCCAAATCAATAAAATTGACCCTATCAATAAAGGGGAGACGGTTTGGACCATTTCGCCCCAAGATATGGTGCTCATTGGTGAATTGTTGTTGACAGGAAAGTTCAATGCAGAGCGTATTGTTGCATTGGCGGGGTCTATTATCAAAAGTCCTCAATATTACACCACCAAAATCGGTGCGGAAATCTCAACTTTTCTATATGCCAGTGGCGTAAATGAAGATAGGTATCGATTGATCAATGGCGATGTGCTTACCGGAACCAAAACCAATACCGAAGGTCATTTGGGCTACTACAATAACACCGTTACAGCCATTCCTGAAGGGGATGATTATGATTTCTTCGGATGGAATAGACCTATTTTCAATAAAATTTCAACCACTAGGGCACTCACCTTTTCTTGGCTACAGCCCAAGAAAAAATACAATTTAGATACCAATACCAATGGTGAGCACAGAGCTTTTGTGGTCACGGGTCAATATGAGCAGGTGTTTCCCATGGACATCTACCCACTTCAATTGTTGAAGGCCTGTATGGTAGGGGATTTGGACGACATGGAGCAATTGGGGCTTTACGAAGTGGCCCCAGAGGACTTTTCGCTCACAGAATTTATATGCATATCAAAACAACCACACCAGCAGATAATCAGGGAAGGATTGGACTTGTTGCAAAAAGAACTAGGATAA
- a CDS encoding class I SAM-dependent methyltransferase — protein MSDIFKFFLNLIPRPLLIRLSYWVRPLIAFSLKGTKFTDPIDGKSFKKFLPYGYENPRENVLSPSTLSLERHRLLWLYLVNETDFFTQPHKVLHFAPEQAFYKRFKKLYNIKYTTTDLNSPLAEVKADICNLPFEDNSFDVILCNHVLEHIPDDTKAMQELYRVMKPSGWGIFQIPQDLKREKTFEDDAITDKKERARIFGQYDHVRIYGRDYFDKLRDVGFTVEEVDYTQTLPVEEVEKYRLAKGEIIPFVKK, from the coding sequence GTGTCAGATATATTCAAGTTTTTCCTCAATCTAATTCCAAGACCTTTACTTATACGATTAAGCTATTGGGTACGGCCATTGATAGCCTTTTCCCTAAAGGGAACCAAGTTCACGGACCCCATTGACGGCAAAAGTTTTAAAAAGTTTTTACCCTATGGGTATGAGAATCCCAGGGAAAACGTGCTCTCCCCCTCCACGCTTTCATTGGAGAGACATAGACTGTTGTGGCTCTATCTGGTAAACGAGACGGATTTCTTCACCCAACCGCACAAAGTGCTCCATTTTGCCCCGGAACAAGCTTTCTATAAGCGATTTAAAAAGTTGTACAACATAAAGTACACCACAACAGATCTAAATTCTCCCTTGGCAGAAGTAAAAGCGGATATTTGCAATCTTCCTTTTGAAGATAACAGCTTTGATGTGATTCTCTGCAATCATGTATTGGAACATATTCCCGATGATACGAAGGCCATGCAAGAGCTCTACCGCGTTATGAAACCTAGTGGTTGGGGCATCTTTCAAATTCCACAGGATTTGAAACGGGAAAAGACCTTTGAGGATGATGCTATCACCGACAAAAAAGAGCGAGCCAGAATCTTTGGTCAGTATGACCATGTGCGTATCTACGGAAGAGACTATTTTGATAAACTCCGTGACGTAGGGTTTACTGTTGAAGAAGTGGATTATACGCAGACGCTTCCAGTGGAGGAGGTGGAAAAATACCGATTGGCCAAAGGCGAGATTATCCCCTTTGTGAAAAAGTGA
- a CDS encoding Na(+)-translocating NADH-quinone reductase subunit C, whose product MSVNTEKNSYTVVFAVLMVIVVGSLLAFLASALKPKVDENQRFEKQQNILYAMGVNDNEGEGSVNFVPTSEVESEFSKYIKEQLVIEGSEAKEKDNAYLIDMKKQLSTIKSGGNAELPLLIGEKDGKEYYIIPLYGKGLWDAIWGFMSVDENMVVQGVFFDHKGETPGLGANINQRFFMDDFVGESIMDGNSYAGIAVAKGNGDPLNENKDDNEVDALAGATITGNGVTAMIKDALKLYKPYLETIRKK is encoded by the coding sequence ATGTCAGTCAATACAGAAAAAAATAGCTACACTGTAGTTTTCGCGGTCTTGATGGTAATCGTTGTAGGTTCCCTTCTTGCCTTTTTGGCATCGGCACTAAAGCCGAAGGTTGATGAAAACCAGCGATTTGAAAAGCAGCAGAACATCCTCTATGCCATGGGGGTAAATGACAATGAGGGTGAAGGCAGTGTGAACTTTGTACCCACTTCGGAAGTGGAAAGTGAGTTTTCAAAATACATCAAGGAACAGTTGGTTATTGAAGGCTCAGAGGCCAAGGAGAAAGACAATGCCTACTTGATTGACATGAAAAAGCAACTCAGTACCATCAAAAGCGGTGGTAATGCTGAATTACCTCTATTAATAGGTGAGAAAGACGGCAAGGAGTATTACATCATTCCACTTTACGGAAAAGGATTGTGGGATGCCATCTGGGGCTTTATGTCCGTGGATGAGAACATGGTGGTACAAGGCGTTTTCTTTGATCACAAAGGGGAAACACCCGGACTTGGAGCCAACATTAACCAGCGTTTCTTTATGGATGATTTTGTTGGAGAATCCATTATGGACGGCAACAGCTATGCTGGGATTGCCGTGGCCAAGGGAAATGGAGACCCGTTGAACGAGAACAAGGACGATAATGAAGTGGATGCCTTGGCGGGTGCCACCATTACCGGGAACGGGGTCACTGCCATGATCAAAGACGCCCTGAAGCTTTACAAACCTTATTTAGAAACTATTAGAAAAAAATAA
- the nqrF gene encoding NADH:ubiquinone reductase (Na(+)-transporting) subunit F has protein sequence MILAASTGGTILITVVAFLILLLLLVALLLFTKEKLSPSGPVTITINGEKELEVGSGGSLLSTLGNQKIFLPSACGGGGTCIQCECHVLSGGGEALPTETPHFSKKELREGARLACQVKVKQDMEITIPEEVFGIKKWDAKVVRNYNVASFIKEFVVEIPEEMNYKAGGYIQIEIPPCEVKYADIDITAHPEEHETPDKFQAEWDKFNLWPLVMKNPETVERAYSMASYPAEGREIMLNVRIATPPWDRSKNGWMDVNPGIASSYIFGLKKGDPVTISGPFGEFFINESDAEMLYVGGGAGMAPMRSHLYHLFKTLKTNRKVTYWYGGRSKRELFYIEHFKELERNFPNFKFYMALSEPLEEDNWKVKKDINDEEGDGFVGFIHNCVIDNYLNHHETPEDIELYFCGPPLMNKAVQKMGEDFGIPDENIRFDDFGG, from the coding sequence ATGATATTAGCCGCAAGTACTGGAGGTACTATTTTAATTACCGTAGTAGCTTTTCTTATTTTGTTGTTATTGTTGGTGGCCCTATTGCTGTTCACCAAGGAAAAACTGTCTCCTTCAGGTCCGGTGACCATTACCATTAATGGTGAAAAAGAATTGGAAGTGGGATCAGGAGGGTCATTGCTTTCCACTTTGGGAAATCAAAAAATATTCTTGCCTTCCGCTTGTGGGGGAGGTGGAACCTGCATCCAGTGCGAGTGCCATGTGCTCTCCGGAGGCGGTGAGGCATTGCCAACTGAAACGCCACACTTTTCCAAAAAGGAACTGCGTGAAGGAGCCCGTTTGGCTTGTCAGGTAAAGGTGAAGCAAGACATGGAAATCACCATTCCGGAAGAGGTCTTTGGTATTAAAAAGTGGGATGCCAAAGTGGTACGGAACTACAACGTGGCCTCGTTCATCAAGGAATTTGTGGTTGAGATTCCAGAGGAAATGAACTATAAAGCTGGTGGATACATTCAAATTGAGATTCCGCCCTGCGAAGTAAAATATGCTGATATAGACATCACCGCCCACCCCGAAGAACATGAAACTCCGGATAAATTCCAGGCCGAGTGGGACAAGTTCAATCTGTGGCCCTTGGTGATGAAGAATCCAGAGACTGTGGAGCGCGCTTATTCCATGGCCTCCTATCCTGCTGAAGGACGCGAGATCATGTTGAACGTTCGTATAGCCACACCACCATGGGATCGCTCTAAAAATGGATGGATGGATGTAAATCCCGGGATTGCCTCATCCTATATCTTTGGTTTGAAAAAAGGTGACCCAGTGACCATTTCTGGACCCTTCGGTGAATTCTTCATCAACGAGTCAGATGCCGAAATGCTTTATGTTGGTGGTGGAGCCGGAATGGCGCCTATGCGTTCGCACCTATATCACTTGTTCAAGACCTTAAAGACCAACAGAAAGGTGACCTACTGGTACGGAGGTCGTTCCAAGAGGGAGTTGTTCTATATTGAGCACTTCAAGGAATTGGAACGAAATTTCCCTAACTTTAAGTTCTACATGGCACTTTCAGAACCTTTGGAAGAAGACAACTGGAAGGTCAAAAAAGATATTAACGACGAAGAAGGTGATGGTTTTGTTGGATTTATCCATAACTGTGTTATCGATAATTATTTGAATCACCACGAAACTCCGGAGGATATTGAACTGTATTTCTGTGGTCCACCATTGATGAACAAAGCTGTTCAGAAAATGGGAGAGGACTTTGGTATTCCAGATGAAAATATCAGGTTCGATGACTTTGGAGGATAA
- a CDS encoding type IX secretion system plug protein domain-containing protein, with translation MRFLIKQIFLWFFVSSIFAQVQEEVNPPENIKTIIFRGPTEDQFPVILLGESMTLEFDDLTAREQDYYYKIIHCDYDWTPSQLLKSQYLVGNDNQRIIDYENSYTTLQPYSNYRLTIPNENVRLKVSGNYVLEIYNSYGELQFSRRFVVYRDAVAVGGTVKRSRDFNFLNEKQVVQFNINTAGFPVVNPKNEVKVAILQNHFWPTALYNIKPQFTIGSELVYKYDQETSFFGGNEFLNFDTKDLRSPSFAISRVEFGDVYNHYLFTNEFRYDRPYTYFPDINGDFVVRTLQGEDVSREAEYTKVHFSLPYTNEIGLDNVYVVGKFNNYDLSEENRMTFNQDTGKFEVTLMMKQGFYNYKYVVERADGTLELNYVSGNFHFTENNYLILVYYRNFGDLYDSIIGIGSVNSRTISN, from the coding sequence ATGCGCTTTTTGATCAAACAAATATTTCTTTGGTTCTTTGTGTCCAGCATTTTTGCCCAGGTACAGGAAGAGGTAAATCCCCCGGAAAACATAAAGACCATCATATTTAGGGGCCCCACGGAAGACCAATTTCCCGTGATTTTGCTGGGGGAATCCATGACCCTGGAATTTGATGATCTAACGGCAAGGGAACAGGATTACTATTATAAAATTATTCACTGCGATTACGATTGGACCCCATCCCAACTCTTAAAATCCCAATATTTGGTAGGGAATGACAACCAACGCATCATTGATTACGAGAACAGTTACACCACCTTACAACCCTATTCCAATTATAGATTGACCATTCCCAATGAAAATGTTCGGTTGAAGGTCAGTGGAAACTATGTGCTGGAAATTTACAACAGCTATGGAGAGCTTCAATTTTCCCGAAGGTTCGTGGTATACCGGGATGCCGTTGCAGTGGGCGGTACAGTGAAACGTTCCCGTGATTTTAATTTTCTGAACGAAAAACAGGTGGTGCAGTTCAACATAAATACGGCCGGATTTCCTGTGGTAAACCCCAAAAATGAAGTGAAGGTCGCTATTTTACAGAACCATTTTTGGCCTACGGCCCTGTACAACATCAAACCGCAGTTTACCATTGGATCGGAACTGGTCTATAAATATGATCAGGAAACCAGTTTTTTTGGAGGTAATGAATTCTTGAATTTCGACACCAAAGACCTAAGATCTCCTTCATTTGCCATATCTCGGGTGGAATTTGGGGATGTTTACAACCATTACCTGTTCACCAATGAATTTCGTTATGATAGGCCATACACCTATTTCCCCGATATTAATGGGGATTTTGTGGTGCGGACGTTGCAAGGAGAGGATGTTTCCCGCGAAGCGGAATACACCAAGGTACACTTTAGTCTTCCCTACACCAATGAAATAGGATTGGACAATGTCTATGTGGTGGGAAAGTTCAACAATTATGACCTTTCGGAAGAAAATAGAATGACATTCAATCAAGACACAGGAAAGTTTGAGGTCACTCTTATGATGAAACAAGGTTTTTACAACTACAAATATGTGGTGGAGCGTGCCGATGGCACTTTAGAGCTCAACTATGTGAGCGGCAATTTCCATTTTACCGAAAACAACTACCTCATTTTAGTGTATTACAGAAATTTTGGAGATCTGTATGACAGTATAATAGGTATAGGTTCCGTCAACTCCAGAACAATAAGTAATTAA
- the map gene encoding type I methionyl aminopeptidase yields MIHVKTAEEIELMRESALVVSKTLGLLAKEIKPGAVPLKLDKMAEEFIREQGAEPGFLGMYDFPNTLNWSPNAQVVHGIPNNDPLKEGDIVSVDCGALKNGFYGDHAYTFEVGEVAEETKKLLKVTKESLYIGIREFKEGNRVGDVGYAIQKYTEDHGYGVVRELVGHGLGRELHEDPQMPNYGKRGRGKKFVNGMVVAIEPMINMGTRRIKQLKDGWTILTADGKPSAHFEHDVALVDGKPELLSTFQYIYDALGITSDEEDEFRSKKLVL; encoded by the coding sequence ATGATTCACGTAAAGACAGCAGAGGAAATTGAACTGATGCGCGAAAGTGCTTTGGTGGTTTCCAAAACTTTGGGCCTATTGGCCAAGGAAATCAAGCCAGGGGCCGTTCCATTAAAGTTGGATAAAATGGCCGAGGAATTCATTCGGGAACAAGGTGCAGAACCCGGTTTTTTGGGCATGTACGATTTTCCAAATACCTTAAATTGGAGTCCCAATGCGCAGGTAGTGCATGGCATACCCAACAATGACCCTCTAAAAGAAGGTGATATTGTTTCTGTGGATTGTGGGGCACTGAAAAATGGGTTTTACGGAGACCACGCCTATACCTTCGAAGTTGGCGAAGTAGCTGAAGAAACCAAAAAACTGCTCAAGGTCACCAAAGAATCCCTTTACATCGGAATCAGGGAGTTTAAAGAAGGAAACCGAGTTGGAGATGTAGGCTATGCCATCCAAAAATACACTGAAGACCATGGCTATGGCGTGGTACGCGAATTGGTGGGTCATGGTTTGGGAAGAGAGCTCCATGAAGACCCCCAAATGCCCAACTATGGAAAACGCGGACGAGGGAAAAAATTTGTCAACGGTATGGTGGTGGCCATAGAGCCCATGATCAATATGGGGACCCGACGCATTAAGCAATTGAAGGACGGATGGACCATTCTCACTGCAGATGGTAAGCCCAGTGCGCATTTTGAGCATGACGTAGCTTTAGTGGATGGAAAACCAGAGTTGCTCTCCACTTTTCAATACATTTATGATGCCTTGGGCATCACCAGTGATGAGGAGGATGAGTTCAGAAGTAAGAAATTGGTACTTTAA
- a CDS encoding NADH:ubiquinone reductase (Na(+)-transporting) subunit D: MALLSKKDTNLILDPLADNNPITIQVLGICSALAITAELKASVVMAISVLFVLGVGNVVISLLRNIIPAKIRIIVQLVVVAALVIIVDQVLKAFAYELSKTLSVFVGLIITNCIIMGRFEAFALGNGPWKSFLDGIGNALGYGVILVIVGFFRELLGSGTLFGFKVLGDPVAKTGLYALGYENNGFMIIPPAALIVVGIIIWVQRSKNRALIEEA, from the coding sequence ATGGCGCTACTATCAAAAAAAGATACAAATCTGATATTAGATCCTTTGGCGGACAACAACCCCATTACCATTCAGGTATTGGGAATCTGTTCGGCCCTGGCAATTACTGCAGAACTAAAAGCTTCGGTGGTAATGGCAATTTCAGTATTGTTTGTGCTTGGGGTGGGTAACGTGGTCATTTCTTTACTACGTAATATCATCCCGGCAAAAATCAGGATTATTGTACAGCTGGTCGTTGTGGCCGCGCTGGTAATTATTGTGGATCAGGTACTGAAAGCCTTTGCCTATGAATTGAGCAAAACACTGTCTGTATTTGTGGGATTGATCATTACCAACTGTATCATCATGGGACGTTTTGAGGCTTTTGCTTTGGGCAATGGACCTTGGAAATCCTTCTTGGACGGTATAGGAAATGCCCTGGGATATGGAGTTATTTTGGTCATCGTTGGATTTTTCAGGGAGCTTTTGGGTTCTGGGACCTTATTTGGATTCAAGGTCTTGGGAGATCCTGTGGCCAAAACCGGATTGTATGCCTTGGGATACGAGAACAATGGCTTTATGATCATTCCCCCAGCAGCATTGATTGTAGTGGGAATCATCATTTGGGTGCAACGTTCCAAGAATAGAGCGTTGATAGAAGAAGCATAA
- a CDS encoding NADH:ubiquinone reductase (Na(+)-transporting) subunit B, which translates to MGMKEKLHQLKLKYQGKKMAPAFNALHTFLYTPNETTHSGSHIRGADDLKRTMNTVIMALVPCLLFGMFNAGYQHYSAINGFPVDFDLFEHFLTWDNFLVGITTVLPLVIVSYGVGLAIEFLFAVIKGHEVEEGYLVTGMLVPLIIPVDTPLWMLAVAVAFGVVIGKEVFGGTGMNILNPALTIRAFLFFAYPTWMSGDKVWVHGAKDGITQAGSTDAISGETVLGYLAQGNTDTGYSLADMFYGFIPGSVGETSTLLIVLGGLFLIFSKIASWRIMLSAVLGSLAMGLIFNGIVDAGWLPEYSKFYTLMSFPYWQHLLVGGLIFGIVFMATDPVTGSQTNKGKWIYGFLIGFMSVMIRVFNPGYPEGVFLAILLMNVFAPTIDHYVIKGNIKKRLKRLKTATIYPKASDEEVDALKTETA; encoded by the coding sequence ATGGGAATGAAAGAAAAATTACATCAGCTGAAGTTAAAGTATCAGGGCAAAAAAATGGCTCCGGCCTTCAATGCGCTGCATACATTTCTCTATACACCCAACGAAACAACGCATTCTGGTAGCCATATTCGTGGAGCGGACGACCTAAAGCGTACCATGAACACGGTGATCATGGCCTTGGTGCCCTGTTTGCTGTTCGGAATGTTCAATGCAGGGTATCAGCATTACTCCGCCATTAATGGTTTTCCAGTGGATTTTGACCTGTTTGAGCACTTTCTGACCTGGGACAATTTCTTGGTGGGCATCACCACGGTTTTGCCTTTGGTGATTGTTTCCTACGGAGTGGGTCTTGCCATCGAATTCTTGTTCGCGGTAATCAAGGGCCATGAAGTTGAAGAAGGCTATTTGGTGACAGGAATGTTGGTTCCTTTGATCATTCCTGTGGACACACCCCTTTGGATGTTGGCCGTAGCGGTCGCTTTTGGCGTGGTCATTGGTAAAGAAGTTTTTGGGGGAACCGGAATGAATATCTTAAACCCGGCGTTGACCATCCGTGCCTTCTTGTTCTTTGCCTATCCAACTTGGATGAGTGGGGACAAGGTTTGGGTGCACGGCGCAAAAGATGGAATTACCCAAGCGGGTTCCACCGATGCCATTTCTGGGGAAACCGTTCTAGGGTATCTGGCACAGGGCAATACGGACACAGGATACTCCTTGGCCGATATGTTCTACGGTTTTATTCCCGGTTCTGTGGGAGAAACGTCTACCTTATTGATTGTATTGGGTGGTCTGTTCCTGATTTTCTCCAAAATAGCCTCATGGCGCATTATGTTGAGCGCCGTATTGGGCTCTTTGGCCATGGGATTGATTTTTAATGGAATTGTAGATGCCGGTTGGTTGCCAGAATACAGTAAATTCTACACCTTGATGAGCTTCCCGTACTGGCAGCATTTGTTGGTGGGTGGTCTCATCTTCGGTATTGTGTTCATGGCCACCGATCCCGTAACGGGCTCCCAGACCAATAAAGGGAAATGGATTTACGGTTTCTTGATCGGATTTATGTCCGTCATGATCCGTGTGTTCAACCCAGGATACCCAGAAGGCGTTTTCTTGGCAATACTGTTGATGAACGTGTTTGCCCCTACTATTGATCACTACGTGATAAAGGGCAATATCAAAAAGAGATTGAAACGATTGAAGACAGCAACCATTTATCCCAAAGCTTCGGATGAAGAAGTTGATGCATTAAAAACGGAAACAGCTTAA
- the nqrE gene encoding NADH:ubiquinone reductase (Na(+)-transporting) subunit E, whose amino-acid sequence MEHLELFFKSIFIDNMVFSVFLGMCSYLAVSKKVSTAVGLGAAVIFVLGVTVPLNWLLDQYLLKDGALAWMGPEYADYDLGFLSFILFIATIATMVQLVEIVVEKFSPALYNSLGIFLPLIAVNCAILGGSLFMQTREIPNIGLAFNYGISSGIGWFLAILAIAAIREKIRYSNVPAPLRGLGITFIITGLMGIGFQSFGGMLTGDNEPPEGTETTTVKAENKEEKEIKKEIEDKEKAVSYNEVINK is encoded by the coding sequence ATGGAACATTTAGAATTATTTTTTAAGTCGATTTTTATAGACAATATGGTGTTTTCGGTCTTTCTGGGAATGTGTTCCTATTTGGCCGTATCCAAAAAAGTATCCACAGCCGTAGGTTTGGGAGCTGCCGTCATCTTCGTTTTGGGGGTTACCGTTCCGTTAAACTGGTTGTTGGATCAATATTTGTTGAAAGATGGGGCATTGGCCTGGATGGGACCAGAATATGCCGACTATGATTTAGGGTTCCTTTCCTTTATCCTGTTTATCGCAACCATTGCCACCATGGTACAATTGGTAGAGATTGTGGTGGAGAAGTTTTCTCCAGCACTCTACAATTCCTTGGGTATCTTTTTACCATTGATTGCGGTGAACTGTGCTATTTTGGGAGGTTCCTTATTTATGCAGACCCGTGAGATTCCAAATATTGGATTGGCCTTTAATTATGGTATTAGTTCTGGGATTGGTTGGTTCTTGGCCATTTTGGCGATTGCCGCAATTCGTGAAAAAATTCGCTATTCCAATGTACCGGCCCCGTTGCGTGGTTTGGGCATCACCTTCATCATCACAGGATTGATGGGAATAGGTTTTCAAAGCTTTGGGGGTATGCTAACCGGTGACAATGAGCCACCTGAAGGAACAGAGACCACCACGGTAAAAGCTGAGAACAAAGAAGAAAAAGAAATTAAAAAGGAGATTGAGGACAAAGAAAAAGCAGTTTCCTATAACGAAGTTATAAACAAATAA